The genomic interval catggtggagtctttgggggacCTTGGTCTAGACACAGACAAGGACAGCTTAGGTCCTGAAGAGTGGGCACAAAAATATGGGGTGCTGGCTCAGATGTGGGGGGCCCGGCCCGGGTCCTGGGCCAGCTGTTGgagcccagccccacccagcagGCACATGGGGCCTCCCCCAACTGTGGGAACCTCACCCTTAGCACTGATGCTTCGCAGGTCTGTGATCTTCATCAGCATCTTGGGGAACATGTGGGGTCGGCTAGGCCTCCGTTTCCGCACATAGACCTTCAGCGCCTCGAGCAGTGGCTCCTGCAGCATGTCCACCCTGTCTGGTTGTTCCAAGTCCTGCCGGTCTGGGGAAGCAGAGGGCCCCCCTGAGCAGCTGCCCTGGACAAGCTAGGAACACCCTTGTGCTCCCAGCCTTGGCCACTAGGGGGCGCGCCTGCCCAGGCCACAAGCTGGGCATCTCTGCTCCCGGGACCTCGCCACACAGGACAGTGGAGGGTCTGTGAGCTTTGATAAAGGCTGTACAGGTAAGCAGAGGAGCTGAAGACGTGGGTTGTCCAGAGCCGGCCCTGACAGCCCCGTTCCTAGAAATGGGACCGCTAAACACAAGCAGTACCGACCTCAAGCACAGGGAAGATGCCCAGGCAGGTCTCACATCCCACCCATTATGGACACCAGCACAATACTGCGGGCTCGTAACAGTAAAACAGTAACAGCAGCCAACAGTTACTGAGTCTGACTCTGGGCACACTGCACCCTATTATTAATGACCACCCTCACTGGCCCATCAACTTTATGAGGTGGTGACCATTATTGTCTCATTTTACAGAAATGGGCGCTCAGAGAAGTTTGGCAACCAACTCCAGGTCAAAACTGGCCAGGATTTGAGCCTGTGTGGTGTGACCAGGTGGGGAACCAGAAATCAGGCCACACAgcagccctgcccctctgggactCGGTTTCTCCTCTGACCAAGGCCTGACAGGGGCTGAGGTCCTTTCTGATCTGATGATCCCTGGACATCCTCGCAAGGGGCTTCACCACTGCCCTGGGCTGGCCCCGGGCCCCGGGCCCCCTGCACACCTCCACAGATGAGGCAGATGGCACTGAGCAGTCCAGTCTCAGCATCATCCATCTCCAGGGGCAGCAGCTGGTTGGCGAAGGCAAAGACCAGGTCTGTGAGGGGGCCAAAGCCGGCGTTGTGCATCTGGGTCCGGTTCAGGGTCAGCCCATCCGAGAAGGTCATTGTGTCCTGCTCGGGCGTGTACCTCGTGCAGATCCGCAAGATCTGGGTGCAGAGGAGGCACGAGTTTAGTGCCTCGGCCCATCCTCCAGCACCTCCAGCACCAACATTCATCCCTGCAGGACCACCTGGCAGGCGGCCAGACGAGTGCAGCCTGATAGAATCTTCGACACTAATAAAAACATTCTAAGTCTGCACCACCCAACACGGTCGCCACCAGCTCAGGGCGGCCACTGGACCCTTAAACCATGCTAGTGCAACTGAGGAGCTGAACTGAGTTTAatcttgttaatttaaatttaaatagccacacaCGGCCAGCAGCTTCTGCACTGGTCCTGTTTAAGGTCAGCCTTCTGTCTCCATGCAGAGAATTTCAAATTCTGTAGAAACTGGAATTTCCAGGCAAGGATCACAGCAAATTTTTGTCTACAGCTCCCATGACGGAGTACACAACAGGAGCTCAATAAACGCATCACCTTCCCCTGTGTCAAGCCTTGATCCCGCCTCTTGCATTCAGGGCATGGGACTAGGAGGCGACCTGGAGACAGGGCACTCTGCACCTGCCCGCTCCCACCAGGACGTCACACCCGGGTTCCCTACCCTGCAGGGGCCCCAGAGGGCTGAGCTAGTCAGGATgacgtggggtgggggtggggtccttGTCAACAAAGGCTTTGGCAGTTCCCAGCGCCCCCAATCTTGCCTCCAGCCCCGCCCGCCCTGTGGCCCCACCAGTCCCGACTCTAGCTGGGCCCAGAGCAGTAGGCCTTCCACATCCTGTCCTGTTAGGGATGCCCTCTCCCATGTCCCTCCTGCGTCCCTAGATGCCATCTCCTCTGGACATTCTGCCTGAGGCCCCGAAGTTGTGGCTCTCTCTCTCCGTGGAGGGAGGACAGCCCTTCCCCATCTCCAGCCGGTACTTATCGCAGTTTGCAATCTGTTTATCAGAGCTGTCGCCTCCAGATTTAAAGACAGGAGACAGAGTTGGGTTCACCTCTGTTCCTGACACCCACCCAGCTCGAGCCCTGGTCGCAACAGGGTCCTAGGTGAATCTTTATTACAGACTGAACAGATGGGAAGATGGGTGGTTGGACAGAAGGCTCAACAGAAAGAGCGGCAGAGGGAGGACAGATGTGTGCGCAGGGAAGTGGGCGACCCACTGTACCCAGGGGCTGAGGGGCTAAGCGGCCAACAGACAGGTAGACCCGCGGACAGATGGACACATGGAAGAAAAGAAGGGTAGATATTTGGGTGGGTGGGACATCTGGACAGGTGCATTCCAGGCAGATGTTTGGGAAGGTGGTTATTTGAGCGGCAGGACACGCTCCAAGGCCATGGGGCAGTGTGCAGGGGGTGGGAGCAGGCCCTCACCAGGATGTCCAGGCAGGCAGCCTTGAGAAGGGTGATCTGGTCGGCGATGGTGAGCGTGGTGAAGCCAGGCAGCTGCTTGGCGAACTCCACAGTCTTAATGATGCACTTGGTGGAGAGTTCACTGAACTTGTCCCAGAGGTCGATGTCCAGAGAGACACGCTGTTCTGAGCTGTTGTtctgagaggacagggagagtgaGGGCCTTCTCCTCAGGGCACCCCAGCCTGGCCGGGCTCCACCAGCCCCGCAGGCCTGCCCTGAACCGGCCTGCCCTCCTTGAGCGCTCCttgagaggtggaaaagcaggaggaagagaagaggggaaggggggacgTGCAGACCCAGGCAGGGGTGAGGAGCCAGCCTGGCAGGAGAAGGGGGACCCCGTGAGGGGCCATCCCGGGCCTGTGGCGCTGCGTACCCCCGCCCCACCAGCCAGGGGAAGGGGGACCTACCGTAGTGTATTTGCCCAGCTGGCAGAGGGCAGGGAAGGTCTCCTGGTGCGCCTTGCGCACCTTCTCGATGAGCTCCCCCACCTCCGGCGTCAGCGTGTAGCTCTCGGAGCACTCGGGCTTGGGcgcctccttcttcttcttgttccGGTCGTTCCTCACCGCTGCGGGGGGCAGAGACCACTGGTTAGAGGACAGGGCAGACAGCGGTCCACCCACACATCCCGTCCATCCCAGCCTGAGCTCCTCCCACCAGAGCTGCTGGCTGTGAAGTCATCACCAGGTGGGTGCACACATAGGAGTGTGTACAACGCGCACACACAGTCTACACAgcaatatgcacacacacaaaaacacagcaTGCACGCGTGGGAGTGTACACAACAATGTGCAGGGACACAAACACACGTACATACGAGTGCACTGGCAGAAAAGGTGTCAAGTCACGGTCCACCCCTCTCTGCCCACCTAACCCACACCCCAGGTCCTGCCCTAGGGCCCCAGGACACAGCACCAGCCCACCGTCCCATACTCGCCCGCTCCTACTCCAGCCCACACTTGGGGTTCGTGGGGTCCCAGGCTGACAGGAAGTGTAAAAAGTATCCCTGCTCCATGCTCCGCCTCTCCGCCCCCCACTCCCTTGCTTCCAGGAGAATAAGCAGCCTCACTGGCCCCAGACCTCCTGGCAACAGTCTGTCTCCTTGGGGGTCCCTGGGACCCGCTCAGCTAGAGGAGgcagctcctctcctctcctctcctccagcagGGAGGTGGAGGGCTCCCCAGCCTGGAAGTGGGGGGCTGGCCAGGAGAATCTCTCGGCCCATTAGCTGGGGAGCTGACAAATCGCAGGGGCGCTGAGCCGCACACACCACTCGGCTTTAAAGAAGCGATGGGGTCGTTACCAGCCGATTATCCCAGACACACAATCACTCACTGGGCCAGTGGTGGCGGCTGCTGACGCTGGAggaagagagggtggggtgggggccccAGGAGGGGGCatcggggtggggggagctggcaTAATTTGGAGATCACTCATGTCGATTCTGCAAATTCAATAAAGtgcaagggagagaagggagagggagagggagagtgggggGATAATTTGGGAAGAGAAAATTGCAGCTGTGACAAGACGTTTATCATTCGGAAGCTTTAATTCTATTGAAATGGCAGCTGCTCAGCTCCAGGGCACAGAGCAGccgagagaagggagggagggaaagggggagatggCGCTGGGAGGGAGCCGGGGTCCCCACCCTGGTCCTTCTGCTTGAGGGGCGCTGGGAGTGGAAggtggcagagcagagaggaagaagtGCTGGGCCCTGAAGGTCCCAAGTTGTCATCACCACAGCACAGAGCCGCCACTTCCTGGGTTCAACAAGGCAGTCCCTGCCTCCTGGGGCAGGTGTGGAAGGGTGATGCAAGACCCCTCCTCTGCCGTCTGGGGCTCCTTGGCCCCCCCATGTCCCCTCCCCACTTTCTTCTTCCACTGCCCAGCCCACAGAGGGCTAGGGGgtcctacagcgccctcccccaccccatcccccaagGCTCAGGCTCCATGGCAACGGCCACGCAGACAAGGAGGCGTCTGTCAGCGTCATTTATCTCTGACATCATCAATCACCGGTCACCATGGCAACACCCATGATTCAACACAAGAGGGTCTCCCAGTccagccctccttcctccctccatccagcCTCAGCTGAGCTCAAACTGGAAACTCCCATCCCTCTGGGATCTGAGAAACCCCAGTTCTCTCTTCCAACTCCAGGGTCCAGACTCCACCACCGGACAATGACTCTTAGAACCCTGTGCCAGCCACACCCtccccaatacacacacacacacacacacacacacacacacacacaccaactggCACCCCTCAGAGTGCGTCCTTCCCTAAGATGCATAATCCAAAGCGACCCAGGGATGCCTCTGAAACCTGCCTCAAAGCCAAGAAGGCCTTGAAGCCAGCTAGCCTGGAGCaacacatatgtacacatgtgCAAGAATACACAGCCAGCCACATGGAAACAGGAACGGCTATCTGCATATGGACACACAACCAATTAGACATAGGCACAGCCAGCCAGACAGGTGCTTGGAACTATACACAAACCTTCCTTAACCACGAGCCCACATGTTAGACCACGGGTACGCAAGTTCACATCCCTACACACGTTCACACACCCCTGCTCTCCTGGCCTTCAGGAGCACCACAGGCCCCGCCCAGGGGTGGCccggcccctggcccctggcacTCACACTCTTTGGACATGCCCACTTCGAAGCACTTCTGCAGCCGGCAGTACTGGCAACGGTTGCGGGTCACCTTGTTGATGATGCAGTTCTTGTCTCGGTGACACGTGTACACCATGTTCTTCTGGATGCTGCGGCGGAAGAAGCCCTGAGTATGGAGGGGAGGGAGTCAGATCAGCTGCACCCACAGTGGGAGCCACACCAGCCTCTGGTCTCAGGCAGGGTCGCAGAAGGCCAGGCCGCTGCCGCCACCAAACCTTTGGCCATCACCTGCCTAGCAGTCCAGATAAGGTGGGAGGATGGCCCAGCTACAATGATACACCCAAAGAACCCTAGCACCTGCCTCCACACTGCGGGTAGGCAGAGGTCTCCCCCAACCCGCACCTGTAGACCCTGCTTCCTTTCTCCTTAGAAAACGGACCTCAGGGCTGCCGGTGActcaggaaaagggagagacgGGGCTAGACAGGAGAGAGGCAGAACCCTGGAACCCACAGCCCGGACTCAGAGCACAGGACGAGGAGGCAAGCAGGAAGACGCCATGCAGGCTCACATAGGCTGCCCGGAGGGAGGAAGACACACACACTCTCAGGAGCAAGCAGCCAGACACAGGGAGACGGGCACAGACGGCCCTGCTCGTGAGGGGCTCCGCACACAGGCTAAccagagacagactgacaggtgAGGGACAGACCAGGAACAACCGGACAGGAcaggcagacacacacactctGAGGGCTTCTGCTTTGCCCTTGATCTTGGCACCACACCTGGGGACAGCTATGCCAGGCTGAGGGGCAGTCTAGAGCCCCAAGTCCCAAAACTGTACAGCTTCTGAGCCCCCACCTCTGGGGAAGAAACAGGTACAGAGGCTCAGGCCCCgggaggtgaggggaggccaCGCCCACGGCCACTGGGAAGGTGGCAACCACATCTGTATCCTGCAGCTTAATGCAGGCGCAGGGAATTCCAGGGAAATCCAGACACCGGGAGCCCACAGCCTGAGCACCTGAAGGAGTGGCCAGGGCAAGGCGGCGGCTCCGAACTGCCTCCTGCCAGGCCGCATGGCGAGGTTCAGGCAGGGCCACTGGGGGCAGGCCTCCTGGGGCCCCAGCCAAGAGCCACTAGGCAGCCAGCTCACCATGGCAACCTGAGCAGCGGTGGCAGAGAGCAGTACTAGTACGCCCTGCCAGCAGGAGGACGCAGACAGGGAAAGAGGCTCAGCGCTCAGACAGGAGGGGGACCTCTCTGGTTTGGGGGACCCCTGCTTATCTATGGGGGTTCTATTGCAGGCTTCCTGTCCTCCTCCAAGGCCGCTGTCACCTTCCACATAGGAACAAGTGAAGCAGCTTCAGGgacatcccccacccccaacagcaTCCTCCCAGGACATAGCAATGGGGACATTCCATTTATCTAATCAGGACTGTCTTTCCCAATGGACTCCACTCACCTTGCAGCCCTCACAGGCGCTGACCCCATAGTGGTAGCCTGAGGATTTGTCTTGGCAGACAAAGCAGGGCTTGTAGatgcgggggaggggaggcggggagggaggaCTGGGCACTATCTCTTCGGAACTGCTGCTCTGGGTCTCGATggctagagagagaagaaggaggggcagTTAGAGACCCACGTTGCCATCCTTAACACCGTGCCCATCCTGCCTCCTGATCTCTCCCAAGAGCCCCTCCCAGTCTCGCCACCACTGCCAGGACTCACACTTGGGGACAGGAACAGTTTCAGAAAAGCTGGGACTCCCCAGCCAGACTTGGGAAAAGAGGCTGCCAATATAGCCATCAGCACCCCATCATTCCTATCTACTTTGAAGGACCCCACCTGCAAACCCAGAGAGATCAGGTGACAAGCCGTCAGATGTGTATGGACTTATTATGTGGACatggctatgggggggggggggctggttctAAGCCCTGGCCCTTTGGCGGCCTGGACCCATCTCCCCCAGTTAGGAAGGAGTTAAGGCctgtgaggagggagggaagaggacacAAGCTGGGGGCAGAGGAAACTGGGGTCAACAGGATATTCAAAGCCggccactcccccaccccctcggcttccgctcccccctcccctctctgacaGCAGCCATAGCCCCTCCTCCACCCAAACAATCCCCTGGCCAAGGACTCAAGGGAGGGTGCGCAAAGAAAAGCTGCGAATGTTGGGGCAAAGCAGGCGGTGACACCCTGATAAGCAGGGGGACCCCCCTAGAATGACAGAGGGGAGTCCCTACGGGCCCCGGAAGCCCCTTGCTCTGGGTGCCCAGTCTGGGGGGAGCAGCATGACAATGGGGGTCTGTCTGTTCCCATCAATGCTCCGTCTGTCCGGCCTCACTCAATACTATGTCCGGgttactgccccccccccccccgttattcAGCTCCAAGAGGGCAGCCAGGAGCTGACCCAGCCAGCAGGGCAGCCTCACTAGCCAAACCCTTCGCAGTGCCTGGCCCCATGCCCATCACCGCAGGCAgaacagggctgggctgggcaggggctgTCTGTGCCTGAAACCTGGGCGCTGGGGGTACACTGCTGGAGGGGGAGCTGTGACCAAGGCAACGCTAGACTCCCAAAGGGCCGCCCCGCATCCTCCTGAGGCCCTCGCCAAGTCCACCGTCCAAAGACAAGGAGCACCAAGGATGCCTCCCCAGTAGGTAGATCCCTAGCTCCTCCCACACCCCAGAACCCTACCTAGTCCCATCCCAAACTCGAGCACACAACGTTCTGGTATTCAAAGGGCCCAGAGCTTCTGGCCTAAGCACCCTACAGCCATGAGCCACATGGCCTCCAAGTCCAggcacagagaaaagaagagccaCACACCGGGGGTCGGCTGCAGGCTCCCCTCCCCTTACCTGCAGACACACCATGGACTGCCTGCCAGGCGGTTGATGACAGGGGACCAGGCCAACTGCC from Saccopteryx leptura isolate mSacLep1 chromosome 2, mSacLep1_pri_phased_curated, whole genome shotgun sequence carries:
- the RARA gene encoding retinoic acid receptor alpha isoform X1, translated to MASNSSSCPTPGGGHLNGYPVPPYAFFFPPMLGGLSPPGALTTLQHQLPVSGYSTPSPATIETQSSSSEEIVPSPPSPPPLPRIYKPCFVCQDKSSGYHYGVSACEGCKGFFRRSIQKNMVYTCHRDKNCIINKVTRNRCQYCRLQKCFEVGMSKESVRNDRNKKKKEAPKPECSESYTLTPEVGELIEKVRKAHQETFPALCQLGKYTTNNSSEQRVSLDIDLWDKFSELSTKCIIKTVEFAKQLPGFTTLTIADQITLLKAACLDILILRICTRYTPEQDTMTFSDGLTLNRTQMHNAGFGPLTDLVFAFANQLLPLEMDDAETGLLSAICLICGDRQDLEQPDRVDMLQEPLLEALKVYVRKRRPSRPHMFPKMLMKITDLRSISAKGAERVITLKMEIPGSMPPLIQEMLENSEGLDTLSGQPGGGGRDGGGLAAPPRSCSPSLSPSSNRSSPATHSP
- the RARA gene encoding retinoic acid receptor alpha isoform X2, with product MYESVEVGGLTPTPNPFLVVDFYNQNRACLLPEKGLPAGPYSTPLRTPLWNGSNHSIETQSSSSEEIVPSPPSPPPLPRIYKPCFVCQDKSSGYHYGVSACEGCKGFFRRSIQKNMVYTCHRDKNCIINKVTRNRCQYCRLQKCFEVGMSKESVRNDRNKKKKEAPKPECSESYTLTPEVGELIEKVRKAHQETFPALCQLGKYTTNNSSEQRVSLDIDLWDKFSELSTKCIIKTVEFAKQLPGFTTLTIADQITLLKAACLDILILRICTRYTPEQDTMTFSDGLTLNRTQMHNAGFGPLTDLVFAFANQLLPLEMDDAETGLLSAICLICGDRQDLEQPDRVDMLQEPLLEALKVYVRKRRPSRPHMFPKMLMKITDLRSISAKGAERVITLKMEIPGSMPPLIQEMLENSEGLDTLSGQPGGGGRDGGGLAAPPRSCSPSLSPSSNRSSPATHSP